In Vigna unguiculata cultivar IT97K-499-35 chromosome 3, ASM411807v1, whole genome shotgun sequence, a single genomic region encodes these proteins:
- the LOC114179100 gene encoding uncharacterized protein LOC114179100 isoform X1, with translation MTNLLIQTEEPSQSQTPLLISIQHQQQAEQNGDTDTSTNSNNNDNNKNDDGDGDGENDDDDEEEEEEETEVGESLARLEWFLTVLGFNQHSVLSLVVSWSVFAAVGVAAPLLALSMCKCAECDRYEIQSFEMVIVAFQATLAAVSLICLSHNLRKYGLRRFLFVDRYSGKMHCFHRDYVAQISGSMRLLFLWVLPCFLLKTAREIIRIFYVQHGSWWLSFAILSALIISWTYMSTISLSACILFHLVCSLQVIHFDDYGKLLQRESDVLVFMEEHIRLRYHLSKISHRFRIYLLLEFLVVTASQVVTLLQVTGYGEMLTFINGGDFAVSTLVQVVGIIICLHAATRISHRAQGIVSHASRWHAMLTCTSSDAPQLRSSASAGSLEAANHLNAIHVDYSESDLESMDYAGMFSNTQWASYVSSHHKRQAFVMYLQTNPGGITIFGWTVDRSLVNTIFFLELSLVTFVLGQTLI, from the exons ATGACTAATCTGCTAATACAAACAGAAGAACCCTCTCAGAGTCAAACCCCGCTTCTAATTTCAATTCAACATCAACAACAAGCAGAGCAAAATGGAGATACTGATACCAGTACTAATagcaataataatgataataacaaGAACGATGATGGTGACGGTGATGGAGAGAATGATGATGACGAtgaggaggaagaggaggaggagacTGAAGTGGGGGAGAGCTTGGCGCGGTTGGAGTGGTTTCTCACGGTGTTAGGGTTCAACCAGCACTCGGTGTTGAGTTTGGTGGTTTCGTGGAGTGTGTTTGCGGCGGTTGGAGTGGCGGCGCCTCTTCTGGCGCTGTCCATGTGTAAGTGCGCGGAGTGCGATAGGTATGAGATTCAGAGCTTTGAGATGGTGATCGTGGCGTTTCAGGCGACTCTCGCCGCCGTATCCTTGATCTGTCTCTCTCACAACCTCCGCAAGTACGGTCTCCGCAGGTTCCTCTTCGTCGACCGCTACTCCGGAAAGATGCATTGCTTTCACCGCGACTATGTCGCTCAGATTTCG GGATCTATGCGCTTGCTTTTTCTGTGGGTTTTGCCATGTTTCCTTCTGAAGACCGCTCGAGAAATCATTCGCATTTTCTATGTGCAACATGGGTCCTGGTGGCTTTCATTCGCTATTCTATCAGCTTTGATTATATCCTGGACTTATATGAGTACAATTTCTCTGTCAGCCTGCATTTTATTTCACTTGGTCTGCAGTTTGCAAGTGATTCATTTTGATGATTATGGGAAGCTCTTGCAAAGGGAAAGTGATGTTTTAGTTTTTATGGAAGAGCACATTCGGTTGCGTTATCATCTCTCCAAGATAAGTCATAGGTTCAGAATCTATCTGCTTCTGGAGTTCTTGGTTGTCACAGCTAGCCAGGTTGTGACGCTTTTGCAGGTCACTGGTTATGGTGAAATGCTTACATTCATTAATGGTGGAGACTTTGCT gTATCCACACTTGTTCAGGTGGTGGGCATCATCATTTGTTTGCATGCCGCTACAAGAATTTCTCATAGAGCTCAAGGCATTGTTTCCCATGCAAGCAGGTGGCATGCAATGCTAACATGCACATCTTCTGATGCACCACAATTGAGGAGCTCTGCTAGTGCTGGGAGCTTGGAGGCTGCAAACCATTTAAATGCTATACATGTAGACTATTCTGAAAGTGATCTAGAGTCAATGGATTATGCTGGAATGTTTTCGAATACCCAATGGGCTTCTTATGTGTCTTCACATCACAAGAGACAAGCTTTTG
- the LOC114179100 gene encoding uncharacterized protein LOC114179100 isoform X2: MTNLLIQTEEPSQSQTPLLISIQHQQQAEQNGDTDTSTNSNNNDNNKNDDGDGDGENDDDDEEEEEEETEVGESLARLEWFLTVLGFNQHSVLSLVVSWSVFAAVGVAAPLLALSMCKCAECDRYEIQSFEMVIVAFQATLAAVSLICLSHNLRKYGLRRFLFVDRYSGKMHCFHRDYVAQISGSMRLLFLWVLPCFLLKTAREIIRIFYVQHGSWWLSFAILSALIISWTYMSTISLSACILFHLVCSLQVIHFDDYGKLLQRESDVLVFMEEHIRLRYHLSKISHRFRIYLLLEFLVVTASQVVTLLQVTGYGEMLTFINGGDFAVSTLVQVVGIIICLHAATRISHRAQGIVSHASRWHAMLTCTSSDAPQLRSSASAGSLEAANHLNAIHVDYSESDLESMDYAGMFSNTQWASYVSSHHKRQAFGGFHAYCFLQICSDVFADKSRRNNNIWMDSGSVSSEHDFFP; the protein is encoded by the exons ATGACTAATCTGCTAATACAAACAGAAGAACCCTCTCAGAGTCAAACCCCGCTTCTAATTTCAATTCAACATCAACAACAAGCAGAGCAAAATGGAGATACTGATACCAGTACTAATagcaataataatgataataacaaGAACGATGATGGTGACGGTGATGGAGAGAATGATGATGACGAtgaggaggaagaggaggaggagacTGAAGTGGGGGAGAGCTTGGCGCGGTTGGAGTGGTTTCTCACGGTGTTAGGGTTCAACCAGCACTCGGTGTTGAGTTTGGTGGTTTCGTGGAGTGTGTTTGCGGCGGTTGGAGTGGCGGCGCCTCTTCTGGCGCTGTCCATGTGTAAGTGCGCGGAGTGCGATAGGTATGAGATTCAGAGCTTTGAGATGGTGATCGTGGCGTTTCAGGCGACTCTCGCCGCCGTATCCTTGATCTGTCTCTCTCACAACCTCCGCAAGTACGGTCTCCGCAGGTTCCTCTTCGTCGACCGCTACTCCGGAAAGATGCATTGCTTTCACCGCGACTATGTCGCTCAGATTTCG GGATCTATGCGCTTGCTTTTTCTGTGGGTTTTGCCATGTTTCCTTCTGAAGACCGCTCGAGAAATCATTCGCATTTTCTATGTGCAACATGGGTCCTGGTGGCTTTCATTCGCTATTCTATCAGCTTTGATTATATCCTGGACTTATATGAGTACAATTTCTCTGTCAGCCTGCATTTTATTTCACTTGGTCTGCAGTTTGCAAGTGATTCATTTTGATGATTATGGGAAGCTCTTGCAAAGGGAAAGTGATGTTTTAGTTTTTATGGAAGAGCACATTCGGTTGCGTTATCATCTCTCCAAGATAAGTCATAGGTTCAGAATCTATCTGCTTCTGGAGTTCTTGGTTGTCACAGCTAGCCAGGTTGTGACGCTTTTGCAGGTCACTGGTTATGGTGAAATGCTTACATTCATTAATGGTGGAGACTTTGCT gTATCCACACTTGTTCAGGTGGTGGGCATCATCATTTGTTTGCATGCCGCTACAAGAATTTCTCATAGAGCTCAAGGCATTGTTTCCCATGCAAGCAGGTGGCATGCAATGCTAACATGCACATCTTCTGATGCACCACAATTGAGGAGCTCTGCTAGTGCTGGGAGCTTGGAGGCTGCAAACCATTTAAATGCTATACATGTAGACTATTCTGAAAGTGATCTAGAGTCAATGGATTATGCTGGAATGTTTTCGAATACCCAATGGGCTTCTTATGTGTCTTCACATCACAAGAGACAAGCTTTTG